Part of the Fusarium musae strain F31 chromosome 3, whole genome shotgun sequence genome, AATAAATATTGTTGCAAACAGCACAAGGAAGAAACAGATAGGTAGTTACAGAAAGGGATGCAATTggatatagttatattagtcTTCCTGATCTGTTGTGTCTTCTAAAATGGCCTTTTGCTTAGCCagatttttaaatattagcTCTTGTAACTCGACGTGTACTTGCATATTTGTCTCAGAGATGAGTGGTGTTATCTCCAGTTAATATCGGGCGTAGCAACTCGATTTGGAAGTTCTCGAGCGTCAGCCTCGGTATAACTCAATCTGCCTTAGTGGGCTTTCTAGCGTGTCGTGGAATTTTCCCATAAGACTGCTCCATATCTGAGAAACTAATATCTTACACCTTCAGATATCATCATCTAAAGCAAAGATGGCGCGACCAACTTCTGATTCGAAGTCTAAGCCATCCACATATTTATTCTTTTACAATACCATCTCAGCCATCCTTCGAACAGCCCTCTTGCTCAGAACGACATATCTGTGGTTAACCCAAGGCAATTTGGCTGTGTGGGACGAACTCAACATCATAGCGCGATGGACTGAGACTTTTACTGTCATGGAAATTATCCATGCTGTCACTGGTCTTGTCCGAGCAGCTCCCGCTACGACAGCGCTACAAGTCGCTGGTCGAAACACTATTGTCTGGGCTATTACGCGAAACTATCCAGAAGTTGGCTATAGGGAGACTGCGTATAGTCTTATGCTCATGGCTTGGAATGCGGCTGATGCCATTCGATACTTCTACTTTACTCTTCAGACGGGGACGGGATCTGTGCCAGCTGGTTTGACATGGTTGAGGTGAGAAGCGTGACAAGTGTTCcgcaagaaagaaaactgaTTCATGGCAGATACAACATGTTCCTTGTTCTTTACCC contains:
- a CDS encoding hypothetical protein (EggNog:ENOG41), with product MARPTSDSKSKPSTYLFFYNTISAILRTALLLRTTYLWLTQGNLAVWDELNIIARWTETFTVMEIIHAVTGLVRAAPATTALQVAGRNTIVWAITRNYPEVGYRETAYSLMLMAWNAADAIRYFYFTLQTGTGSVPAGLTWLRYNMFLVLYPIGILSEMKLVYEVIQPSQARNPAYQYLLWFGLAIYVPAFYILFGHMLSQRAKLNRTNLKKQI